The Ciconia boyciana chromosome 4, ASM3463844v1, whole genome shotgun sequence DNA window ctgtatttaaaccTCTAATACCAGTTCTAAGAGGCAAGATTTTAAACCAGTGCAGATAAAAGTAGAGAATCTCACTGAAAATCAAATCCATAAGACGGAAGAACAGTCTAGTTCAGGTACTGGTTATTAAGTTGCTGGGACAGCAGCACTGCACCAAATCCCCCAGTCCCCTTGGAGATCTTGCACTGGTCCAAATAGCAGGCTGGGTGCAGCTGCCACACCACTGGTTCTCCCACAGTAAAAAACAGAGCTCATacaaagcagaaggaagtgTGATAGGACTTACTATGTTTTACAGTTATATCAGAAGTTAAGGATGCATTTTCTACTACCCTGCTGACTAGCGCACAGTGACTTCAAGATGGGCCAGAAGCCTATGCTTCACAGATCGTGCTTTAGCAATGATAACAAGTCTTCTTCGCCTCTGCCTTGAAAAAGACCTTTCACTCCTCGCTCCTCCTTCTAGACCATGAAGATAACAATGCAGATGTCTACGGGCAAGATGGGGATTGATTAGTTAGTgtgccaagaggaaaaaagaaaaatcgcTATAGTGTCAGCTGCTTTTATGGTGATGCTGGCAAAAGAACAGGAGCCACGGCAGCCTCACATATCAATGGTGCAGAAATGACACCAAAtctatgcattaaaaaaaagtccaaaactTTGCTGCAGAACTCcagaagcactgaaaacagGATGTGAAATGTGGGAAACCaatagctttattttcatgcaaacTACATCAGTATGAATAGACACTTGCCATGTTTTACAGACTAAGCATATTTCAATAAACCAGGATGAAAAAACCCGAGATTTTATGTTGGAGAAAATTCAGGTCATGGCCACAGACCCAGTCATACTGTAGATCAAAggttttcagcttctttcctaCAGTTCTTGCAGGGCTGCTTCTCAGTGGTCATTGACATGGGCAAGTTTGTTGATCCTTGCACCAAATTGAGTATAAATTCCTACCAAATAGTCTACAGATCAGAACAGAGGTTGCAACTCCTAAGCTAGACTTCTTGAAAGTGTCCCATGAGACCACATCTCAATGTGTAGCTCTAGTGTCTCTGTGTAGAGCTCCAAACCTGCAAAATCCCTGTGTACCAGTCCCATTAGGCTCACAGGGCCACACAGCCACACATCAGGTAACTCCAGGCCTTCTTCTGGGGGCATGTGTGGTAAAAGCTGACTAAGCTATGCTTCACAGATTGCTTTGTCAAAATCAAGTATTACTCATTTGCTCAGAGTACATAGCAGGcagaacaaaaaagtaaaaacaagacAAGTTTGTATTCATATTTCCTCTTACTTACACAAAATTTCCTTCTTGGAAACTTTAATTTAAAGTCCATTCAATTCTATAAAACTCATCTCTAGTGAGGGAGAAGTttgccctgctgccagctgcatCAGTCGGTTGATGggttctttttctctcccagttAGCACAGCTGTACTGGATCCCAGCTTCACCTACCTTTGAAAGAGAGCTCAGATCCTGCTAGTTGCATGGCAATGGCAGAGGCATTTCACTGCAGGTCCAACACACGTGTACATAACCAGCAGTAACTCCTACATGGCTCTTGCAGAGTGCACAGAGCTGTGGATTTCTGTGGCTGTATCATTACTGACTCCTGAGCTACTTTAAAGGTAGTTCATGTCTGCACAAGTTGGACCCAAAACTCTGACTGCAGTGGAGAAGCAGCATTGAGGCCGTTCTCACACATATGCACCCCATGCACCCCAGACCTTGCTGAGAACAGACTCCCATCTCAGCTCCATGTTAGGCCAGCGCTTTCATTTAAGGGTCATGGCTGAGACATAAAAGTCTTGAAATCCTCACTGGAGTAAAACAGCTTTACTCCCTGGTGTCTACCAATACAGTTTTATCTCTGTCCTTATTTGGCTTTATGTCTTCCCAGTAGCCCTTTGACTTAAACTCCTTGCAGTTACATTGAACAAACTAACATAAATGtggtatttattaaaaaactaTACatattccttctttctccaCAGTATGTAAGATTGTATTTGCTTAAATGATATCAAGAAATATTCATTCtaaaaagagtttttaaagaTTGCACAGGGTTTCCTACAGAAACCGATATAATAAACAAAAGCCTATACCAGAGTGATGCAGAGCTGCCTGAGCACAGCTGCATTAGCACACAGACCCTCCCTTTCCAGTCTCATTAATATTTCAGGTCATTCCACAGTGAATACATATTCTTTTGAGGCATAGTGATGTGCCAGAGGCTACTTTGTGGACTGGAATAGTACTCTTTCCATTCAAAGTCTGATCTGGTTTCTCCAGGCAAAGGAAAAGTGAGCTATCATGAAACTGAATCGCCAGCATGTCTTCAGAAAACTACTGTTCAACTTCGAGAGTGCGAAGGAAAAAGTCTCTGCTGCAGTGGGGGAACTGGTGTGAATCTCCTATCTTTGCTATAGTCAATTTACCAATATCCACAGATAGGCTGACTTAAAGTGACTGCCCAGCAGTATAAAATTCCCCTTAATAGCCTAACTTATCCCAGCGGTTTACAAAAATATCTCCTTGGAATGCTTCCAAACATACCAGAGATGCTGGCCGGCTCACTCTCCAAAATAGTCCTCAGTTAGCAACTTCCAAACGCCACAGAAGAATCAAATTGCCTCACTTGAACACTGCTACATTCCCTTGACCAGAGTCATCACCTCCTTCTTTGGGTGAGGTTATGaggaaaagtctttttcttttaaaagaaaataaaatgtatagaGTCTTCAAACAAAAAGACCCTGCCACAGGAGAGAAATCCCAGGCCAGAGGGAGAAATGCTGTTACTGCTGCTTCATAAATATTGATAACACGTTGCTTTAGGCAGCACAGGTGCAACAACAGGAACGTTTCTTGCATGCCACACCATCATTACCTTTGGGAAATGATCTGAAAGTTTGAGTTTGCTTTGATCTAGGTGGCCTGGCACTGATATATATGTAGCTAAAGCCACTATCTCATGGCTTCTGGGGAACACAGTTGTGTTCCTGTCCCCTTCTGCCCCCTCCATCTCGAAGGTTACCACGCCTGCAACAAGCTGTGCTCGTATTTCAGCAGTGACAGATCACAGCCCAGCTTCTTTCTGTGAACTCGTCAGGGAGCTGTGTTTGGGCCTCTGGTTGCCCTCCTGTGAACTGCAATAGCCAGCACACAGAGCCACCCCTCCTTCCACTGCCTCTGCTACAAATAGCTGCAACCTTTAACCGATggacaggaaaagcagcaaagggaaataaatagCTCTTAAGTGCCACAGCTAGGGTCAGAGACTGGGCTTGGATGAGtcagcacagccccagctgtACCAGCTACGGCGCTGGCTTTGTTTCTCCATTTACAGGCTGCAAGCcaaagcacaaaggaaaactTCCCAACTGCTTGTCATTATTATAGTACGAGTAAAACAGCTAAAGCTAAAGCTGTGTCTGAAAACAGGCAGCATGcgccttcccttccccactccaTGAAATGTTTAAGAAGCCCGGCAGCACTAGGACCTTTTTCAAGACTTTTCTATGTTCAGGAGCGTGGCCTTTTCCCTCCTGGCAGTACATCAAATGTTGTTACCACTATAGTATTTCAATGCTGCTAAACAATGCTTGCAAACATCCACTTGGACTCTAAGTAGTTCTGCTAAATTTTATGCaatcttttaaatctttctttccccAATCAATCACACAGATAGTTTTTGTTTACATTGACTTCTAGGAATGGGTTTTCATTGTACAAATACATTCAAAGCCATTTATAAGTAAAGAGGGTGGTGGTTGTTTATTGATTCTTCGCACCAATGTTTCAGTCATCCAattaggaaacaaaaacaatgcAGTGTGACCTACCAAATAAACAGACTGAGTGAATGCTGGAAATGTAGTGTTTGAAATACATGCAAGACTGAAATTTGTTTGCATAAGCTGTTGTAAGAACAATGCAAAAAGTCTGTCTTAATATAAATCAGTTTTGGCACAAAAAGGCAAAGATAGGCCAAACTCGTTACATATCTTTTTCACAACAAAGATTATCGTCAGTGATTTGTTAGTATTAAGTAGCTTAATCACTGCTTAATGCTGAGAAAGGGCATCTTATTGAATACCTGGGAAAACatggaggaatttttttctcctgaagtttCTCTCTTTCAATCTTATCTCATGGTATGGGAAACTTCCTCACTTGTCTTCAGAGCATGGGAGATAGAGTAAGAAGACTCTTGTGGAGCTTGAAAAGCTGATTTACTATATACAGATCATAAAAGCACATTCTTATTTCATTTGTgagacaccttcctccacaGACTCTTGTTAGTGGCTACACAAGAGAAGATGTGCTCTACTATCTCTTAGCTGGTTATAAGAGATCACATACACTACATATTGTTCCAATGCATTCTGAAGAAAAGTTCTGTTAATGCAACCTTTATCTTTCTCCTGATGAGGAGATTCACTAATCTACTTTCACAGATTTAACTTGCTTtggtatttaattaaaatcaaattaattccatgtatatatgtatgtgcaaCTCCtacaatatttgaaaaaatgtaaaccagaaacaaaataaagagaCATTCCAGGATTTTTCTTTATCGGAGTGCTAAATAAGCCTCCATAATTCTCAGTCTCTAAGCAAGAGCATAGTCAAACTGGCCTTTCTCCAGTCCATCAAGTCCATCAGCCCAGGTTGAGGTTGGCATACTCCAGTAGGGGTCAAGGAGAATTTGGAAGCAGCGAACAATGAGGAttcccaagaaaacaaataataaaatcacaaagacaaatgttgttttctgttccagAGTCATGCTAGAATTTGGTCTCATGTTCCCAGATGGCACCAAAGTGGCAGTGAATATCCCTCCATCCATCATCCAGGGAAGCTGAAACGAATAATCCCACAGTCACCTTCTTTTCATCATCAGTTTGCTGAGGTCAGAGTAGAAGCCATTTAGATGCACTTTGCTATCTGCAGGGCAAGGGGGAAGCAATGTTAACTGTGAATAgcccttttgtttgtttacttcaATACAACTTTCTCctaatggagaaaaatgagatggaaaagaaCTTGACAGCAGGTCTGCTTGCTTCTGTGTCATATATGAGACCTGTTAGAAACCCTGTACCGTTCTGTTGGCAGTGCAGAATCCAGCCACCAATATTAAATGTCACTAGACCCTGAGCTGGCAGTAACGTCTCCCTGCCTACCATATCATTTGGACTGGGGTAGaacatttctttcctgcaaGGGTGAAAACAAGGGGTTTAATCACACTGCTCCAGTGGGTAGCCCACAGAAGTGGCAAATTGCATGCCTTGCTGCAGGACAGATGAACTGCAGTTGATGCTACTCTAATTTGCGGGACAGgggtttgaaaaacaaatgtggTTATGGTTTTATACACAATgaccaaaaatgttttgaggtGGGATGGACCAGGATCCGCTGCAGGCCAATAAAATGCACGTGTCCCCACAGTGGAAGGCAGCAACCATTCAGTGCCTGTAACACTGCAGCATTTATGAAGGAAAGAcataaataatttgtgtttGAAACGAGAGAAGATTTAGGAAGGCAGCCTGAAGGAAGTCAAGTAGTAATTTAGCTCAAGGgcaaatgtttccttttcttacttAAAATCAGAATCAGGCTTACAAACACAGTTAGCAACAAAACGTTTTTTATGTCACCAGCTCTGCCACATCAAGAGAATCGCCAGGATTTGGGACTGAACTCGGCTGTTTCTAGACAGCAGAGCATATGCTGTGCTACCGCCTGCCTGGCACGTCTGCTCCCTTGTCTGTCTGGGTGTCTGCCTACCATtacttcctcctcccttgcacACTGGATTTTCCTTCCAGCGTGAGGGAAGCACTGCTGGATGCCACAGCTTAGGCCTGGTCATTGGCACCACTGAAATTACCTACAAAGTGccctcagaaaaagaaaggcttcAAAACTGGTTGAAGGACAATGCTGTCTCAGCGGAACATTTTGCGTTAATGgtaacaggaaggaaaagaaatagaataacAAAATTCAGTACATAGCATGCACAGGTGAAACTTTCACATTATTATAACCACTCTGTCACTGGACTGCAGTCAGTAATGATTTAGAAGCATGCCTCAGTAACAACAGTTAATAGGTATAAGTGGATTAAGAAAGCACAGTCATACTGGAATATTGCCAGGATTATTCTAAAAACTGTACCTTAAACAAAATAGAGGAAttattaaagcaacaaaaatattgGAACTGCATGGCTATTATTGCCTGATTTAATTTATGATGGAAAGGATAGAAAGATCAAAAATGTTAACTTCCAGTCTTTTGAAAGAGTGTCTCAGCTACCAGctaataaaaaatgcagaggaCTGTCAAACAGAGAGAGCTAAAACTTTAGGAACAACCAGCTTAATAAAGCTGTCagactttttttggggggagtgaTACCTGGTGAAGGAAATAATGCATTCTGACGATAAATAATCTTGctataaaaaagaagaaacatataAACTGAGACAGAGTGTATCACTGTGGCAGTGATGCTACAGTGAAGGCCAAAGGTAGCGATGCCCCCTTCTAAAAGACCTCTGGTATTCTGACTTCAGAAAGCTCTCCAGCACACACATTATGTCACggtttttaaagttatttaagcATATGCCCTCAGCTATACACATATTGTACACACGTAACAGTCTTCCCTAAAACTGCAATCACACAATACAGTAACTGTGCTTGCTGTCATAGATCAGTGTTTTAGGAAAGGttttcctgacatttttctAGGCATTATCTGAATACAGTTAGCAACTGtgggagaaaatgcagaagatggAAAATCTGTGACTGTCAGGAAAGATCAACTTTTGATATGCTGGTTTTAAACGTCAAACTTAGAACAGACAAAGGATTCTGTACACAGTATCTTTCCAGTTTTGAagaaacttgattttaaaaagatatgtGTAATTAGTGACTCAGTGATAAGCAAATGcagttcattattttccttttgggatCAGAGTAGGCACCTAAGTGGGATAATACAGAGAAGAGTTAGATACTAATTTTCATACCAGTGAGAACTATTGACTGATTTTAGGAACATGTGAGATGTCTGACTATTTTACAATTAGCAGCTTTTCACACTCAGAATCCTAATTTTTATGCTATAGATTATATGCAGTAAAATACGAAGACTACATTGCAAAGCTGAAAGGAATATATTTCCAAGGCTTTGGGCTTCCAGACAGCCTCTGAGTGTGCTCATTACACTGAATGATGGCAAGTTTTTTGGGGCAGGCAGTTTGTCTCCACAGAAAGGCACAATACCTGGCATAACCACATCCTTTGCCCTCTGTGGACCACTTCTTTTGCAAGCTAAAACTTAAATGACATCATTAGCCATTTCCTACGTAACAAAATGTTTAACTATCCCCACTGATCCAAGCACATGGGTACTTGAAAGTACCAGGTAACTAGCTAAAGATATTAATTGGGTGTATCTATAGCCACAAGTAATTAGGCCTGGAAGCACCCTGGCCACAGCAATGTGGGCTTCCACACTCCTGGCCTCTGGTCATTCACCTGGAGCAACTGGTGTAAGGGAGTCCCTGAGCCCCACATCTTCCTACCTGCCTGTCACTTTCTGTTGtgtcagcagagctctgccGGCGCTGGGCACCAGAGACTCTTTCCAACTGGAAATATTCCCTATCTAGGAGACTATACAGACTGCACATGGCAGCATAGCCTTAAGCTGTATATTCTTGCATGAGAACCTTTGCGCTCCTTGCAAGAGTTCCTCCAGCCTGCCTGAACTCCATGCCACCTTGGCAGCACTGATCAAAGGCtgacagggaggagaggagcctgGAAGAGGGTGCTGAGGAGCTGCAAAGAGAGGCAAAAAGGCCCTTCTCCATGGCACGAGGGAGATTTCTGCCCGAGGATCCACCTCTAATGCAGATCCCAAGAGGCAAGAGATGAAAGTATGAGTGTGGTGCACACTACAGGTATCCCCATTTCAGCACAAAGGTATCCACGCagccaaaacaaataaataaaaaatacagatcaTAACAAGGCAAGTGGTAGAAACCagataatagtaataataacaacacAAGCtgaatgtgtttcttttcagct harbors:
- the CTXN3 gene encoding cortexin-3; translated protein: MMDGGIFTATLVPSGNMRPNSSMTLEQKTTFVFVILLFVFLGILIVRCFQILLDPYWSMPTSTWADGLDGLEKGQFDYALA